CGGATAGCGTGGACCGTAGCGCCTACCACCCGGGATAGTAGACGCTGTCGCTGCGGCTTGCGAGCACCTTGCCCTGCGTGTCGCGCGCCATGATCCGGATCTCGACGAAACTGCCCTTGCCGCCAGCGTCGCAGCCGATGAAATGGCGCACCGCTCCCGGAGCGAGCCGGTTGCCCGCGTAGGGCAGGACTTTCACAGTCGGAATCTCGGAGATTCCGCCCAGCGTGCGGATACGAAGCTTGAGCGAGCTTGTGCCCTTTGGCACGTTCGACAGAAGGATCGTCGGACTGCGATTGTCGTCGCAGCTCCGCCCTGGCTCGGCCGGTATCTCCATGCGCATCGCCGCAGCAGGCAGCGCACCGGCAGCAAGCACGGATATCAGGAGAACGACGCGCAACGACTTCATGCGCCAAATTTAGGCCCGGTCGGGCCGCGCGGCAAGGCTCAGCGCGCCGCGCCCCGTGCCACGCGCTCGATCTCCTCGCGCACGAGGCGCTCAACCAGCGTCGGCAGGTTGTTGTCCAGCCATTCCTGCAGCATTGGACGGATCATCTCTTCCGCGATCTCGTCGAAGGAACGGCGTCGGCTCGCCGCGAAGGCGTCCGACAGTTCCCCGAAGGCGGCGGCGACCTGACGGCCGGCCACGTCCGAAATGATCGACGTCCGCGCCGCTTCCGACGCAGCCCCCTGCGTAACGGGTGCCGGCTCCACGCCGGCGGGCGTCGCAAGGCGCTGCTTCCAGTCTGGCTGCGTCGCTGGACTGGAGACCGGTTCGACATGCGCGGTCTGCAGCGGACGCTCGGTCCGGGTCGCAGCGGGAACGGGACGATCGACGGCGGCAGGTGCAGGCTGCGCCGGGACGGCCGGGCGCGGTGCCTGCGCCGCCGGCTCTACGATCTCGGCCGGGCGGCCCGCGCCACGGAATTCCTCCCGGAACGCGTCGATGTCACCGCGCTCCGCGCCGGGAGACGAGGTGTTGGCAGCCGGCGGAATGATGTTGTCCTCGGCGGAACGTCCGGAATCGCTGTCTTCGATGATGCGCCGGATCGAAGCGAGGATCTCTTCCATTGAAGGCTCGCGTTGCGCGCCTCCCAACTGCTGGACCACTGCCTCCGCTGCCTGTGACGGCATATCCCTTTACCCCGCAACTGAGGATTCGCTTTTCGAATCAGGTCTTCAGGGTAACTCACACGGCGCGAACGGTGAATCCCCGCCGCGGCTTATTCGGATTTGCGCACAGGATTAGTGGTCCGGCCCGGTCAGCGCCCGTCAGGCGTGCGCGTCCCGATCCACTTGTCCTTGACCGCGTTGTAATGCTCCTGCGGCTTGTATTCAGCGACGTTGAGGCCGAGCTGGCGGACGCTGAGGCGCCCGATCGCCGACATGATCGCATAGCTCGCCACGACCAGATTTCGCTCCGAACTGATCTGGTTGATCTGCGCGGTGATCACATCGGCCTGTGCATTCAGCACGTCGAGCGTCGTTCGCTGGCCGACATTGCGCTCCTCGATCACGCCGTTCAGCGCAAGCTGAGCCGCCGAGACGAGGTCGCGGTTGGCCACGACGCTCTCTTTCGCGGCCTGGTACTGCGTCCAGGCGGACGCCACGGCCTGGCGGACCTGATCGTGGGCGACATCAACCTCGATACGCGCCTGGCCGAGCGACTCCTTGCGCTGCCGGACCGTCGCGGACGTGCGACCGCCCGAATAGATCGGCACCGTCAGCGTCGCACCGATATTGGCGCGATCGCTCCACCGATCGCTGCCGCCGACGCCTGGAAGCGACTCCGAATAGTTTTGCGACACACCTGCGGACGCAGTGATCTGGGGCAGCAGCGCCCCCTCGGCAGCCTTCACTGAATAGTCGGAAGCGTCGACCAGGTGCTTGTTGGCGACGATCGCCGGATGTTCCGCCGCCGCGACCACGAACGCC
The Mesorhizobium australicum genome window above contains:
- a CDS encoding PopZ family protein, whose protein sequence is MEEILASIRRIIEDSDSGRSAEDNIIPPAANTSSPGAERGDIDAFREEFRGAGRPAEIVEPAAQAPRPAVPAQPAPAAVDRPVPAATRTERPLQTAHVEPVSSPATQPDWKQRLATPAGVEPAPVTQGAASEAARTSIISDVAGRQVAAAFGELSDAFAASRRRSFDEIAEEMIRPMLQEWLDNNLPTLVERLVREEIERVARGAAR
- a CDS encoding TolC family outer membrane protein; the encoded protein is MGASPAFAETIFGALSKAYQFNSELNSARAGVRVTDEGVAIAKSGYRPQITGSGSINYASQAGVRLTTGSFGVAISQSLFDGFQTRNNVRAAEAQVRASNEGLRNTEQNILFNAASAYMDVIRDRQIAVLTERNLQFLVEQVRAARSRFEVGEGTRTDVAQADASRSAAVAQLAAARATAAASEALYRQIIGEAPGKLSGAGPAKGLPSGIDKAFVVAAAEHPAIVANKHLVDASDYSVKAAEGALLPQITASAGVSQNYSESLPGVGGSDRWSDRANIGATLTVPIYSGGRTSATVRQRKESLGQARIEVDVAHDQVRQAVASAWTQYQAAKESVVANRDLVSAAQLALNGVIEERNVGQRTTLDVLNAQADVITAQINQISSERNLVVASYAIMSAIGRLSVRQLGLNVAEYKPQEHYNAVKDKWIGTRTPDGR